From Geotalea uraniireducens Rf4:
GTTCTTCAGTTCCAGCGGTCTGGCAACGTAGAGCATGGGAGTTTGCAGGGTCGATGAGTATCGGATGGACGACCCTGTCCCTTCTTTCTGCGCAGCCAGGATTTCCGGCCGGTTCTGGTGGTTTTCCAGACCCTTCAGCTCATCGGCCTTGACCTGGGAATCTCCGACCACTTCGCCGTTTCGGGCGATGATGGTGACCCTGGCCTTCACCTCTTTGCCGATAGCTGCGGCAATTGCCTGGGCATCATGGTACAGGTCTCCACCTTCTCTTCCTGCCATGAGCGCCGCCATCCTGGTTTCGTTTGTCAGATTGTCCTTTATTTCGGCCAGCAAATAGTCTTCAAGGGCGTTATTAAGGTAGCCGTAAAGTATGCCGCCCATGAGCAACACCAGGCAGAGGTATGAGACCATCAGTTTCCAGCGAAAGGTGACCTTCATTATTCCTCCATCTTGTAGCCGAAACCACGCACGGTCTTGATCATTTCTCCTGCCTCGCCGAGTTTGGTCCTGAGCCTTGTCACATGGGTGTCCACCGTCCGGGTATCCCCCACATAATTGTATCCCCAGACGTTTTGCAGCAGGAGGTCACGGCTCTGCACGCGCCCCAGGCGCTCGGCCAGGTTGAGGAGCAGCTTGAATTCGGTGGTCGTGAGGACAATCTCTTCGCCGGCAACGCTGACCATGTGCCGTTCGGTGTCGATGGTGACGAGGCCGATGGTGATGCACTTTCCCTGCGCTTTTTCCGGCATGGTGCGGCGCAGCACCGCCTTGACCCGCAGTAACAACTCCCGGGTGGAGAAAGGTTTCACCATGTAATCGTCCGCGCCCACTTCAAAACCGACGACCCGGTCTATCTCCTCCCCCTTGGCGGTCAGCATGATGATCGGAATGGCGGCGGTTTTTTCATTCTTCTTCAGGAGCTTGCAGATCTCGGTCCCCATCAGGCCGGGAAGCATCAGATCCAGGAGAATGAGGTCGGGAGGATTGCTGCGCGCGGCTTCCAGGCCGGAAACACCGTCAAGGGCGATGAGCGGCCGGTATCCTTCCTTTTCCAGGTTGAAGGCTATCAGTTCCGCCAGGTCCCGTTCGTCTTCGATCACGAGTATGGTCTTCATTGCGGCTCTCTTTCTTGGTTTGTTTCTGTCCGGAAAGGGTGCTTTTCCGCCCTGACTGTGTCAATCTGCGGGCTTGCTTGTGCGGCGTACCGATGTACGCCTCCGCGCAACCCTTGATTTCCTTGCCAGGACAAAAAATCCCCGCTTTCCGAATCAGAAACCAATAGTTTGCTGATCTTCTTATCGGATGCTACAGGAGATATATGACAGTTATGTTACAGGTGTGTAAAAAGCCTGGTCGGCTGTTCCACAGCGCCTGTGGATAAGTATTGTGGATAATATGTTAATCAACGGAAAAAGGTTTAATAAATATGATACTCGCAGCAAATTGCCTAAGAAAACGGCAGTGGGATTTTGACAGTAATCTTGTCGAAATAATCAATTAAAACAATATGTTAGCGTAAATAACCGGAATGCAAGGAGAATGCTTCTGTCAAGGATTATTTACAATAATAAAATGTAACACATGGTGTAACAAAAATAAGAAAAATAAAGGAATAACACTTCGTTTTAAAACCTTGACTTGTCATAAATGCTGTGATAATTGGTAAATCCCTTTTAAATCAATGAGTTAAATTTGCATGTAAAGGCCAGATATGACGAAACTCCGGAGGATAAATTATGTCACGGCAGCTTGAATTTACTATGGGAGGTTTGTTGGATCATATTGCGCAGCAATTCCCTGATAACGAAGCCTTGATTTATGTTGAGAGGGGCCTTCGTTATTCCTATCGGGAATTCAACGAGGTCTGCCGTCAGGTGGCCAAGGGGCTGCTCAAGATGGGAATTAAAAAGGGAGATAACCTCTCAATCTGGGCCTATAACGTTCCTGAGTGGGTCATCCTCCAGTTTGCCACTGCCAAGATCGGCGCTGTACTGGTGACCGTCAACACCAGCTACAAGTCTGCGGAGCTGGAGTATATATTAAAGCAGTCCGATTCGAATACGCTGTTCCTCGTCCAGGGGTTCAAAGACACCGACTATGTGGCGACCCTTCTGGATGTGGCGCCTGAGTTGGCAACCAGCAGGCCGGGCGAGCTTCAGGCTGCAAATCTTCCCTGTTTAAAGAATGTGGTTTTTCTTGGTGAGGGGAGCCACGCCGGCATGGTTGATTTTACCGGTATCATGGAACTGGGCAAGGACGTGTCCGATGCCGAGCTGGCCGCAGTGGAATCAACCCTTGACCGCCACGACGTGATCAATATGCAGTACACATCAGGAACCACCGGTTTTCCCAAGGGTGTCATGCTGACCCACTTCAACGTCATCAATAATGGTTTCAACATCGGCGAATGCATGCGGTTCACCGACAAGGACCGCCTCTGCATCCCGGTGCCGTTCTTCCACTGCTTCGGTTGCGTGCTTGGGGTCATGGCCTGCGTTACCCACGGCTCCGCCATGGTGCCGGTGGAGATCTTCGATCCGCTCAAGGTGCTCCAGGCCATTGAAAAGGAGCGCTGTACCGCCGTACATGGCGTTCCGACCATGTTCATCGCCGAACTGGAACACCCCGAGTTTCCGAAATTCGACCTGAAAAGCTTGCGAAGCGGGATCATGGCGGGCTCCAACTGTCCGATCGAGGTGATGAAGCGGGTCATTCGCGATATGAACGCCTCGGAAATAACGATTGCCTATGGTCAGACCGAATCTTCTCCGGTAATCACCCAGACCCGCACCGATGATGCCATTGAGCTGAGGGTTGCCACGGTCGGTCGGGCGCTCCCTGACGTGGAGGTTAAGATTGTCGATATCGAGACGGGCAACGAGCTCCCCCCCGGCAAGCAGGGAGAACTGTGCACCCGCGGCTACCTGGTGATGAAAGGGTATTACAATATGCCGGAAGAAACGGCCAAGGTGATTGATGCCGACGGCTGGCTGCATACCGGCGACCTGGCGGTGATGGATGAGAATGGTTACTGCAAGATCACCGGCCGGATAAAGAACATGATTATCCGCGGCGGCGAGAACATCTATCCCCGCGAGATCGAGGAATTCCTTTACACCCTTCCGAAGGTCTCCGATGTGCAGGTCTACGGTGTTCCTGACCGCAAGTACGGCGAGCAAGTGATGGCGGCCATTGTCCTGAAGAAAGGTGTGACGATGACCGAGGAAGAGGCGCGGGAGTTCTGCCGGGGCAGGATAGCCAACTACAAGATACCGAAATATGTGAAATTCGTTGATTCCTATCCCATGACCGCATCTGGCAAGATTCAGAAATTCAAGCTGCGGGAGATGGCAATCCGCGAGTTGCAACTGGAGGATGCCGGTGAAACGGCATAACACAATTTAGATTCGCATCAGGCTGAGCCATTTAATCCTCAGCCTTTTGTTATTAAAGGAGCACGGAATGCGAGAAAAGGCGTTGGGTATCATATTTTTTCTGTTTATGGTCTGCTTTATAGCGATTATTGTTGAAGAAACCTTCCTCGGCGGGAAAAAGAAAAGAAAGCTGATCAAAGAAGCGCGGGAAAAACAAAATTCTGTGACGGATTAACCGTTTTAAGGGGGCATTATGCGTATCACACCTGCTGAGGAACTTGCGTACCGGTGCAAACGACTGCAGCATTTCATGGTTGAGGAGGGACTGGATGCGGTGATCATGCTGCAGAACGCCGATCTCTTCTATTTTACCGGCACCATACAGGCCGGCAATCTCTATGTCCCGGCTGAAGGAGAGCCGCTTTACATGGTGCGCAAGGATTTCATGCGGGCGCGGATGGAATGCGGATTGAAGGAGGTGGTGCCGTTCAGCTCCATGAAGGACCTTCCCGCACTTCTTGCCGGTTACGGCTATCCTGTGCCTGCGCGGATCGGGATGGAACTGGACGTGCTGCCGGTCAACTTTTTCGACCGTTACCAAAAGGTCTTTCCAGCAGCCCGGTTCAGTGATGCCACCCCCAGTATCCGCAAGGTGCGGATGATCAAGACCCATTATGAGATACATTTGCTTCAGGATGCTGCCAACCAGGTGGACAAGGTCAACAGCAGGGTGAAAGAGGTGGTCCGCGAGGGTATGACCGACCTTGAGCTTGCCGCAGAGCTTGAATACACTGCCAGGAGAGAGGGGCATCAGGGTCTCGTCAGGATGCGGGCTTTCAATGGAGAAATGGTTTATGCCCATGTGTTTTCCGGCCCTGATACCGCGGTTCCGGCCTACCTGGACACGCCTCTCGGCGGTATGGGGCTGAATCCCAGCTTCGGCCAGGGGGCCGGATACAATAGAATAGAAAGAAATGAACCGATTATTGTCGATTTTGCTGGCAGTTTTGATGGCTATCTGGTGGATCAGACACGGATATTTGCCATTGGCGGGTTGTCCGATAAGCTGAAGAAAGGTTATGAGGACATGTTGAAGATCCAGGAACGGATGATGGCGCTTGCACCCGAGAGGCCGACCTGGGGGCGGATTTACGAGGAATGCCTGGACCTGGCAGTGGAGCTTGGCTATGCGGAAAGCTTCATGGGCCGCAGGGGGGCGCAGGTTTCTTTCATCGGCCACGGCCTTGGTATCGAGATTGATGAATATCCGTTTCTGGCGAAGGGGTTCAATGACATGACCCTGGAACCGGGAATGGTCTTTGCCTTCGAGCCGAAGGTGGTGTTTCCCGGCGAGGGAGCAATCGGCATCGAAAACACCTTTTACCTCACCGAAAGCGGTCTGAAGCAGCTTACCTTTTCCGACCAGAAATTAATAATTTTATAAAATATCTTAACATAAATTTTTTGTTGAATTTAATATGACAGGATGGTATAAGTTACGCAAATTTTGTATACAGTATATTTTAGAATTATAGTCTAACGTTTTATGTGTCTATCCTCCCGCTGTTTTTCGTTTGCATCGTTCACCTTGTATATATTTAAGTCGTACCATGTCTAGGCGTTATCAATCGGTGTAGGAAAGGAGGGAGTTGGTTAGGTCTTTTTGGCTTGTAATGCATTTCATTTTTATTAATCACCCCAACAGACAAAAGGAGAACAAACACCATGGCACTTAAGGAAACCCTGAAGCAGAAGATTGAGGCACATCGTCCCCGCACTACCCGACTCGTGAAGGAATTCGGCAAGGTCATCATCGACCAGGTAACCATCGACCAATGCATCGGCGGCGCCCGCGACATCCGCAGCCTTGTTACCGACATCTCCTACCTGGATCCCCAGGAAGGGATACGCTTCCGCGGCAAGACCATCCCCGAGACGTTTGCCGCCCTGCCAAAGGCTGACGGCTCCAAGTATCCGACCGTCGAGTCCTTCTGGTACTTCCTCCTGACCGGCGATGTTCCGACCCAGGCTCAGGTGGATGAAGTCGTGGCCGAGTGGAAAACGCGTCAGGAAGTTCCCCAGTACGTGTTTGACGCGATCCGCGCCCTGCCTCGTGAAAGCCATCCGATGGTTATGCTTTCCGTCGGTATCCTGGCCCTGCAGAAAGATTCCAAGTTCGCCGGTTTCTACAATTCGGGCAAGTTCAACAAGATGACTGCCTGGGAATCAGTATACGAAGATGCCAGCGATATCGTTGCTCGCATCCCCATCATCGCTGCTTTCATCTACAACCTGAAGTTCAGGGGCGACAAGCAGATCGCTATCGATCCGAAACTGGACATGGGCGCCAACTTCGCCCACATGATCGGCCAGAGTGAAGAGTACAAGGACGTTGCCCGTATGTACTTCATCCTGCACTCCGACCACGAGTCCGGAAACGTTTCAGCCCACACCACTCATCTGGTGCACTCCGCCCTTTCCGACCCCTACTATGCGTACTCAGCCGGTCTGAACGGTCTGGCAGGTCCGCTGCACGGTCTTGCCAATCAGGAAGTTCTCGACTGGACCATGAAGTTCCAGGAGAAGTACTGCAAAGGCGTCGAGCCCACTAAAGAACTCGTCACCAAGGCACTGTGGGATACCCTCAATGCCGGTCAGGTTATTCCGGGTTACGGCCACGCCGTTCTTCGCAAGACCGATCCGCGCTACATGTCACAGCGTGAGTTCTGCCTCAACACCCCCGGCCTCAAGGACGATCCGCTCTTCAAACTGGTTGCCATGATCTTTGAAGTTGCTCCGGGCGTCCTCACCGAGCACGGCAAAACCAAAAACCCTTGGCCGAACGTTGATGCCCAGTCCGGCGTCATCCAGTGGTACTACGGCCTCAAAGAGTGGGACTTCTACACCGTCCTGTTCGGCGTCGGCCGCGCACTGGGCTGCATGGCCAACATCACTTGGGACCGCGGCCTCGGCTACGCTATCGAGCGTCCCAAGTCCGTTACCACCGATATGCTGGAGAAGTGGGCGGAAGAAGGCGGCCGCAAGTTCTAGAAATGTTGTCGGGGCGCACAAATGTGCGCACCCTTATCAAGTATAAAAAAGGGAGACGCTTTTAGCGTCTCCCTTTTTTGTAACGACAAGCCTTCAACCCTAGACAGAAACGGCAGTTGGACACTGTTTGTTTTTTATACCACGTAGGGGCGACAGCACGGCTTCATCGTGCTTCGCCCTTGTTCGCAACGCCACCAAAGGCGGGCGAAGCAGGTAAAGCGTTAGCTTCGCCCCTCCAATCAAAAACGGTATATCAGGAAATTCTATGTCCCTTAGCTATGAGCTTTTTCGCAGAATACTTCGGCACTGAAGATATAGATGTCGGTCCCTTCCTTCCAGTCTTCCGGTTTTAGCCCGGCTTTAATGCAGGTCTGGCAGAGAAAGGTTTCCCTGTCCCATCCGAATTCGACTGCTACCTGGGGGAGCAGGACGCCGCGGGAAAAATTTTTCTCAATATACAATCCATGCGTCCCTACTTCAATCTCTTCGATTGAGGAAATCTTTTGCAAGGGGGAAAGGACTGAAATCTCCATGTCGAAATTTTCCAGGTCTTGCTCTTTCATCGGATAGAATCGGGGATCCCGCGTAGCAGCAGAAACCGCCATTTCCTGTACCAGTTTATAAAGCGGTTTCTCTGACGTAAAATTGCCGATGCAGCCGCGCAGCGTTCCGTTAACTTTTATGCTGACAAAGCAACCCTGATGGGATTGAAGGTTTTCATCGGTTACCTCCTTTTTTTTGGGGATAACTTCACGCACACAGTTGATGATGGCCTCTCTTGCTAGTTTCAGGAGTTGATTTTTTTCTCTGGCAGTCAGTTTGTTGTTCACGATGAGGTCCTTGTTATCGGTTGATAATTGTGCGCTAATGTAATATATTCAGCAAATATTTTCAAGGGTTAAGCGTATCCGTAAGGAGGATTATATGGCCAGGCGTTACAGAATGCTTATTGGTGGAGAATGGTCAGGCGACGACCGAACTGGGATTGAGGTGATTAACCCCTACGATGATTCTTTGATAGGTATAGTGCCTGAGGCAACTGCAGAAGATGTGGAGGCGGCCATTGTTTCTGCACGGAAGGGATTTGACGAAATCTCAGCCATGCCCGCCTATAAAAGATCCGAAATACTTGAAAGAGCTTCCGAGTTTATTATGCGGGATAAGGAGGAGATTGCCGGTATCATCGCCAGGGAGGCGGGTAAATCATGGAAATACGCTCTTGCCGAGGCGGAGCGGAGTGCCGAGACCTTTAAATTTGCAGCCATAGAGGCAAGGGCGAGCCATGGTGAGATCGTGCCGATGGATGCTTCGCCGGTTTCCGCAGGGAGATTCGGTTTTTATCTCCGCAACCCGATCGGAATCATTGGTGCCATAACCCCTTTCAATTTCCCACTGAACCTGGTGGCGCACAAACTTGCCCCTGCTATTGCCACAGGAAACGCAGTGGTTCTGAAACCGGCAACCAA
This genomic window contains:
- a CDS encoding winged helix-turn-helix domain-containing protein → MKTILVIEDERDLAELIAFNLEKEGYRPLIALDGVSGLEAARSNPPDLILLDLMLPGLMGTEICKLLKKNEKTAAIPIIMLTAKGEEIDRVVGFEVGADDYMVKPFSTRELLLRVKAVLRRTMPEKAQGKCITIGLVTIDTERHMVSVAGEEIVLTTTEFKLLLNLAERLGRVQSRDLLLQNVWGYNYVGDTRTVDTHVTRLRTKLGEAGEMIKTVRGFGYKMEE
- a CDS encoding AMP-binding protein, translating into MSRQLEFTMGGLLDHIAQQFPDNEALIYVERGLRYSYREFNEVCRQVAKGLLKMGIKKGDNLSIWAYNVPEWVILQFATAKIGAVLVTVNTSYKSAELEYILKQSDSNTLFLVQGFKDTDYVATLLDVAPELATSRPGELQAANLPCLKNVVFLGEGSHAGMVDFTGIMELGKDVSDAELAAVESTLDRHDVINMQYTSGTTGFPKGVMLTHFNVINNGFNIGECMRFTDKDRLCIPVPFFHCFGCVLGVMACVTHGSAMVPVEIFDPLKVLQAIEKERCTAVHGVPTMFIAELEHPEFPKFDLKSLRSGIMAGSNCPIEVMKRVIRDMNASEITIAYGQTESSPVITQTRTDDAIELRVATVGRALPDVEVKIVDIETGNELPPGKQGELCTRGYLVMKGYYNMPEETAKVIDADGWLHTGDLAVMDENGYCKITGRIKNMIIRGGENIYPREIEEFLYTLPKVSDVQVYGVPDRKYGEQVMAAIVLKKGVTMTEEEAREFCRGRIANYKIPKYVKFVDSYPMTASGKIQKFKLREMAIRELQLEDAGETA
- a CDS encoding M24 family metallopeptidase; translated protein: MRITPAEELAYRCKRLQHFMVEEGLDAVIMLQNADLFYFTGTIQAGNLYVPAEGEPLYMVRKDFMRARMECGLKEVVPFSSMKDLPALLAGYGYPVPARIGMELDVLPVNFFDRYQKVFPAARFSDATPSIRKVRMIKTHYEIHLLQDAANQVDKVNSRVKEVVREGMTDLELAAELEYTARREGHQGLVRMRAFNGEMVYAHVFSGPDTAVPAYLDTPLGGMGLNPSFGQGAGYNRIERNEPIIVDFAGSFDGYLVDQTRIFAIGGLSDKLKKGYEDMLKIQERMMALAPERPTWGRIYEECLDLAVELGYAESFMGRRGAQVSFIGHGLGIEIDEYPFLAKGFNDMTLEPGMVFAFEPKVVFPGEGAIGIENTFYLTESGLKQLTFSDQKLIIL
- a CDS encoding citrate (Si)-synthase, whose protein sequence is MALKETLKQKIEAHRPRTTRLVKEFGKVIIDQVTIDQCIGGARDIRSLVTDISYLDPQEGIRFRGKTIPETFAALPKADGSKYPTVESFWYFLLTGDVPTQAQVDEVVAEWKTRQEVPQYVFDAIRALPRESHPMVMLSVGILALQKDSKFAGFYNSGKFNKMTAWESVYEDASDIVARIPIIAAFIYNLKFRGDKQIAIDPKLDMGANFAHMIGQSEEYKDVARMYFILHSDHESGNVSAHTTHLVHSALSDPYYAYSAGLNGLAGPLHGLANQEVLDWTMKFQEKYCKGVEPTKELVTKALWDTLNAGQVIPGYGHAVLRKTDPRYMSQREFCLNTPGLKDDPLFKLVAMIFEVAPGVLTEHGKTKNPWPNVDAQSGVIQWYYGLKEWDFYTVLFGVGRALGCMANITWDRGLGYAIERPKSVTTDMLEKWAEEGGRKF
- the amrA gene encoding AmmeMemoRadiSam system protein A, with translation MNNKLTAREKNQLLKLAREAIINCVREVIPKKKEVTDENLQSHQGCFVSIKVNGTLRGCIGNFTSEKPLYKLVQEMAVSAATRDPRFYPMKEQDLENFDMEISVLSPLQKISSIEEIEVGTHGLYIEKNFSRGVLLPQVAVEFGWDRETFLCQTCIKAGLKPEDWKEGTDIYIFSAEVFCEKAHS